A part of Salmo trutta chromosome 15, fSalTru1.1, whole genome shotgun sequence genomic DNA contains:
- the LOC115148281 gene encoding class A basic helix-loop-helix protein 9-like has product MMSCSSLARSEEFSEEELELSMLGQGEDDEASDGSPKGPLQGSEVSASSPPSDDTEGDQSKKRSRPVRSKARRVAANVRERKRILDYNQAFNALRVALNHDLSGKRLSKISTLQRAINRISALSVFLSSNPPSKPCSHRECQWPAGRTLAVGTSQNYVSCNHASLPHQIQPQQGTHPHPHRLPTETHLYIDSLGSSCPPSPHYPCYPAKGQLYPSRGHCGTGNPLEQPPSPIRYTQVGEGLGYQTRGWASCAQGYIDAFMESSPALGLPWQVSHIQETAGPQHSLPLL; this is encoded by the exons ATGATGAGCTGCAGCAGTCTGGCAAGGTCAGAGGAATTCTCAGAGGAGGAGCTGGAGCTGAGCATGCTGGGTCAGGGGGAGGATGATGAGGCGAGCGACGGCAGCCCCAAGGGCCCCTTGCAGGGCAGCGAGGTCTCGGCCAGCAGCCCCCCCAGCGATGACACTGAGGGGGACCAGTCCAAGAAGCGTAGCCGCCCGGTCCGCTCCAAGGCCCGCCGTGTGGCCGCCAACGTACGTGAACGCAAAcgcatcctggactacaaccaggCCTTCAACGCTCTGCGTGTGGCACTCAACCACGACCTCAGCGGCAAGCGGCTCTCCAAGATTTCCACTCTGCAGAGGGCCATCAACCGCATCTCAGCCCTGTCTGTCTTCCTCAGCTCCAACCCCCCCAGTAAGCCTTGCTCCCACCGGGAGTGCCAATGGCCAGCTGGGAGGACATTGGCGGTGGGAACG TCCCAGAACTACGTCTCCTGTAACCACGCATCACTCCCCCATCAGATCCAGCCCCAACAGGGAACCCACCCTCACCCTCACAGGCTGCCAACAGAGACACACCTCTACATTGACAGCTTGGGCTCCTCATGCCCCCCCTCGCCACACTACCCCTGCTATCCTGCCAAGGGCCAGTTGTACCCCTCACGCGGACACTGTGGGACAGGGAACCCCTTGGAGCAGCCGCCAAGCCCTATTAGGTACACCCAGGTGGGCGAAGGGCTGGGGTACCAGACAAGGGGGTGGGCCTCCTGCGCCCAGGGCTACATTGACGCGTTTATGGAGTCGTCTCCAGCCCTGGGCCTCCCGTGGCAGGTGAGCCACATCCAGGAGACAGCAGGCCCCCAGCACAGCCTGCCCCTGCTCTGA